A part of Candidatus Saccharibacteria bacterium genomic DNA contains:
- a CDS encoding DNA translocase FtsK 4TM domain-containing protein encodes MVRKKHKKKPAKLQKGKKLNKKEQQEKAEAQAELKRSIVREIVAIILIALAVFLLLASFGLAATAGAWILGAIKVVIGLSAYVLPLTLLLTAWVLFLPEKYQLRGYNILGQMAFYVFLSSIFAFIFKSNSPDITVLANQGGLVGYGLYALMSPVLNQWVAIFILSALLTISIVIAANARLKDIIIKTLSLFGLRRKDGEDGNEETEPKFQINTKLPIKGTIGNEDQDQPKEKEEALTGALDKDWKYPSLDLLEEGGSKADAGDVKANAKLIQDTLAHFGIDVSMADVNIGPTVAQYSLKPPTGVKLNKITTLDRDLALALAQHPIRIEAPIPGKSLVGIEVPNKKVAMVRLRDILASKDMDQYKSRLDFVLGRDVSGEIVVADLNKMPHLLIAGATGAGKSVTISALIASLLYRNSPSELKLILVDPKRVEMTPYNDIPHLLTPVITEPDKTISSLKWAVAEMERRYKLFSETANKNISEYNSSNREDAMPFIVILIDELADLMMVAAKEVEGLIVRLAQMGRAAGMHLVLATQRPDVNVITGIIKANIPSRIALRTASQIDSRTILDQAGAEKLIGNGDMLFVNAELTKPKRIQGVYIANKETENLAKFLREQRAAEYNEEVTAQAVKMPGSPGSLESADDDMFEQAAEVVIQNSKASASLLQRRLRVGYARAARLIDLLEERGVVGPPDGARPREVLVSDISDLMGGSLGGGEEQPK; translated from the coding sequence ATGGTGCGAAAGAAGCACAAAAAGAAACCAGCTAAGCTCCAAAAAGGCAAAAAGCTTAACAAAAAAGAGCAGCAAGAAAAGGCTGAAGCTCAAGCTGAGCTTAAGCGCTCGATAGTACGCGAGATAGTTGCCATTATTTTGATTGCTTTGGCAGTCTTTTTACTGCTGGCCAGCTTTGGTTTGGCGGCCACTGCAGGCGCTTGGATTCTGGGAGCTATTAAGGTGGTGATTGGCTTAAGTGCCTATGTCTTGCCGCTCACATTATTATTGACGGCCTGGGTGCTGTTCTTGCCCGAAAAGTATCAGCTCAGGGGCTATAACATATTGGGTCAAATGGCGTTTTATGTGTTTTTGAGTAGCATATTTGCCTTTATATTTAAATCGAACAGTCCGGACATAACTGTTTTGGCCAACCAGGGTGGCTTGGTGGGCTATGGTTTGTACGCGCTAATGTCACCAGTGCTAAACCAGTGGGTGGCGATCTTTATCCTCAGCGCATTATTAACTATCAGCATTGTGATTGCCGCTAATGCCCGACTCAAGGACATAATTATCAAGACTTTGTCGCTATTTGGCTTGCGTCGCAAGGATGGCGAAGATGGCAACGAAGAAACCGAACCAAAATTCCAAATTAATACCAAACTACCCATAAAGGGCACGATTGGCAACGAAGACCAAGACCAGCCCAAAGAGAAAGAGGAGGCCTTAACTGGTGCGCTTGACAAAGACTGGAAATACCCAAGCTTGGATTTACTAGAAGAGGGTGGTAGCAAGGCCGACGCCGGCGACGTTAAGGCCAATGCCAAGCTTATACAAGACACCTTGGCTCACTTTGGTATCGATGTATCGATGGCCGATGTAAATATTGGCCCCACGGTTGCTCAATACAGTCTTAAGCCACCAACCGGTGTTAAGTTGAACAAGATTACTACCCTAGACCGAGACCTAGCCCTAGCCCTAGCTCAGCACCCAATCCGCATTGAGGCACCAATTCCAGGCAAGAGCTTGGTCGGCATAGAGGTTCCAAACAAGAAGGTGGCCATGGTGCGCCTGCGCGACATTTTGGCTAGCAAAGATATGGATCAATACAAGTCCAGACTGGATTTTGTGTTGGGTCGTGATGTATCGGGCGAGATTGTGGTGGCCGATCTCAACAAGATGCCACACTTGCTGATAGCTGGTGCTACCGGCGCCGGTAAGAGCGTTACCATAAGTGCGCTAATTGCCAGCCTGCTGTATCGCAATAGTCCGAGTGAGCTTAAGCTCATATTGGTCGACCCTAAGCGCGTCGAGATGACCCCTTACAACGATATCCCGCACTTATTAACACCGGTAATAACTGAGCCCGATAAAACTATCAGCTCACTCAAGTGGGCGGTTGCCGAGATGGAGCGCCGTTATAAATTATTCTCAGAAACCGCCAACAAGAACATCTCTGAATACAACTCTAGTAATCGTGAAGATGCCATGCCATTCATTGTAATTTTAATTGATGAGTTGGCCGACCTAATGATGGTGGCTGCCAAAGAGGTTGAGGGTTTGATTGTGCGCTTGGCTCAGATGGGCCGGGCGGCTGGTATGCACTTGGTGCTGGCCACCCAGCGCCCGGATGTCAATGTGATTACGGGTATAATTAAGGCCAACATACCAAGCCGAATTGCTTTGCGCACCGCCAGCCAGATAGACTCACGCACCATTCTAGACCAAGCTGGAGCCGAGAAGCTGATTGGCAATGGTGACATGTTGTTTGTGAATGCCGAACTCACTAAGCCTAAGCGTATTCAAGGCGTCTATATAGCCAATAAAGAAACTGAGAATCTAGCCAAATTCTTACGCGAACAGCGAGCTGCTGAATACAACGAAGAGGTGACTGCTCAAGCTGTAAAGATGCCGGGTAGCCCTGGCAGCCTAGAGAGTGCCGATGATGACATGTTTGAGCAGGCCGCAGAGGTGGTGATACAGAATAGCAAGGCCAGCGCTAGCTTATTGCAGCGACGCCTGAGGGTAGGGTATGCCCGTGCCGCTCGGCTAATAGACTTACTTGAAGAACGGGGTGTTGTTGGTCCACCCGATGGCGCTAGGCCACGCGAAGTTTTGGTTTCAGATATTTCTGATCTTATGGGCGGAAGCTTGGGCGGAGGCGAGGAACAGCCTAAGTGA
- a CDS encoding DUF4115 domain-containing protein: MSDEQLKESAKGTDSPAKISLHVALPELLQKRRNELGYSLKDVEKAINVREIYLGQIEAGDYDKLPDDVYAKGYVKNYADYLGFDTKPIMQLYTNERVAHKQASADSHSRQKSSGFNLKPIGSGAVVVTPKAIAILIGVATFVIAAGYILWQFVLLAAPPKINLNSQIPGTVNTSYIIVSGQIDAGSDLFINSSPVQISPDGSFSERIAVEDGDNTITLMARNKLGKTSTMSKNIVARLPNSANADLASQLPANPVDGVQIVIKVNKQATWIVAKADGQDAFHGTMLPGSQQLIKAKQSITLTTGNGGATSVVITNSSVARKNLGQLGRDGEAKIDLTFNKDTQFSQ; the protein is encoded by the coding sequence GTGAGCGATGAACAGCTTAAAGAATCGGCGAAAGGCACCGACTCGCCGGCCAAGATTTCATTACATGTGGCTTTGCCGGAGCTACTGCAAAAACGCCGCAATGAGCTGGGCTATAGCTTAAAAGACGTCGAAAAAGCCATAAATGTTCGCGAGATTTACCTGGGTCAAATTGAAGCCGGTGATTACGACAAACTACCCGACGATGTCTACGCCAAGGGATACGTTAAAAACTATGCTGACTACTTAGGATTCGATACTAAGCCGATCATGCAGCTTTACACAAATGAACGTGTGGCTCACAAACAAGCCTCGGCCGACTCGCATAGCCGGCAAAAGTCATCGGGCTTTAACCTTAAGCCAATTGGTAGCGGGGCGGTTGTAGTTACTCCCAAGGCCATCGCTATACTGATAGGCGTGGCTACCTTTGTTATTGCTGCTGGCTATATATTGTGGCAGTTTGTGCTATTGGCGGCGCCACCCAAGATTAACCTAAATTCACAGATCCCAGGCACGGTTAACACCAGCTATATAATTGTCAGTGGCCAGATCGATGCTGGCAGTGATTTATTTATCAATAGCTCGCCGGTTCAAATTAGCCCCGACGGTAGCTTCTCGGAACGTATTGCGGTTGAGGATGGTGATAACACCATAACTCTGATGGCGCGCAACAAGCTGGGTAAAACCAGCACTATGTCGAAAAATATTGTGGCTCGCCTGCCAAACTCAGCCAACGCCGATCTCGCGAGTCAGTTACCAGCCAACCCAGTCGACGGGGTGCAGATTGTTATAAAGGTAAATAAGCAAGCCACCTGGATTGTGGCTAAGGCTGACGGGCAAGATGCTTTTCACGGCACCATGCTACCGGGCTCCCAGCAGCTTATAAAAGCCAAGCAGAGCATAACTCTTACTACCGGTAATGGCGGCGCCACCAGTGTGGTTATCACCAACTCATCGGTAGCCCGCAAGAACCTTGGCCAACTTGGCAGAGATGGTGAGGCCAAGATTGATTTAACATTTAACAAAGACACCCAGTTTAGCCAGTAG
- a CDS encoding RecX family transcriptional regulator, with protein sequence MPTVTDITQQKKRTQLYNIFVDGAFFCSLSDLQLSLSGIGIGDEVEPDKLAELKHSSLYSKTYDRALYYISFRPRSTHEVRKYLQEKIEDSDQIEPVVQKLSEQQLLDDQQFARNWIENRNLLKPRSKRQLQQELRQKGVGSEIIEAVLAEQNHDQELQNIQKLIAKKRKASRKTDDMTLISHMSARGFRYADIKAVLGAESAG encoded by the coding sequence ATGCCTACTGTCACCGACATTACTCAACAAAAAAAACGTACTCAACTCTACAATATCTTTGTAGACGGTGCGTTTTTTTGTTCGCTTAGCGATCTACAACTTAGTTTATCTGGCATTGGCATAGGGGACGAAGTTGAGCCAGATAAGCTAGCCGAGCTCAAACACTCTTCATTGTATTCTAAAACCTATGACCGAGCCTTGTATTACATAAGTTTTCGGCCACGTAGTACACACGAAGTACGCAAATACTTACAAGAGAAAATTGAAGATAGTGATCAAATAGAGCCTGTAGTTCAAAAACTTTCTGAGCAACAATTGCTAGACGATCAGCAGTTTGCTCGCAACTGGATAGAAAACCGCAACCTGCTCAAGCCTCGTTCAAAACGACAATTGCAGCAAGAACTGCGACAAAAGGGTGTAGGCAGTGAGATCATTGAAGCTGTTTTGGCTGAGCAAAACCACGATCAAGAACTACAAAACATTCAAAAACTAATTGCTAAAAAAAGAAAAGCCAGCCGCAAGACTGATGATATGACTCTTATTTCGCACATGAGCGCACGCGGCTTTCGCTACGCCGACATCAAAGCCGTACTAGGGGCCGAGAGTGCCGGCTAG
- a CDS encoding histidine phosphatase family protein, whose product MKRVIILRHADREGDELTPQGVGACKELAQKLPHFDIVVASPAKRTQTTAGLLTGQKPAIEPVLMLSSDPAGAKSLLDLAKKLLGQLPANGQALIVSHEVNILALIKLLQPTIAIVGINKLSGISLDENLNLDMVNNDGN is encoded by the coding sequence ATGAAACGAGTAATAATACTGCGGCATGCCGATCGTGAGGGCGATGAGCTCACACCGCAAGGTGTTGGTGCTTGTAAGGAGTTGGCGCAAAAGCTCCCCCATTTTGATATTGTGGTAGCCTCTCCGGCCAAACGCACACAAACTACGGCCGGGCTTTTGACCGGCCAAAAACCAGCCATCGAGCCGGTGTTAATGCTGTCGTCCGACCCAGCCGGCGCCAAAAGTTTGTTAGATTTGGCCAAAAAGCTGCTCGGTCAACTGCCGGCTAACGGTCAAGCTTTAATAGTTTCGCACGAGGTCAACATATTAGCCTTGATAAAGCTGCTGCAGCCGACTATAGCGATCGTTGGTATAAATAAGCTCAGTGGCATTAGCTTAGATGAAAATCTAAACTTAGATATGGTAAATAACGATGGCAATTAA
- a CDS encoding 30S ribosomal protein S18, giving the protein MAEFYKSKQNKFYAEKLEYIDYKDVKTLQRYLNSVGKIEGRKRTGASMKHQRQLAKALKRARHMALLPFVVR; this is encoded by the coding sequence ATGGCAGAATTCTACAAAAGCAAGCAAAATAAGTTTTACGCCGAAAAGCTCGAATACATCGACTACAAAGATGTTAAGACTTTGCAGCGCTATCTAAATAGTGTTGGCAAAATCGAAGGTCGCAAGCGCACTGGTGCTAGCATGAAGCACCAACGACAGTTGGCAAAAGCACTCAAGCGGGCAAGACATATGGCTCTTTTACCGTTCGTGGTACGCTAG
- the rpsF gene encoding 30S ribosomal protein S6, whose translation MRQYEVAILLHPDLEIDIESATSKIEKILTANGGKIVKKDNWGKRKLAYKIKKQEWGIYVFYTVELPTEAPQKITNTLRITEEVMRYLVVSLERIRYVNKPTEGAKKEAPKDKTEKAAAEEGEKEEKGEE comes from the coding sequence ATGAGACAATACGAAGTAGCAATTTTGCTACACCCCGATCTAGAGATCGACATAGAGTCGGCCACCTCTAAGATCGAAAAGATCCTGACTGCCAATGGTGGCAAGATCGTAAAAAAAGACAACTGGGGCAAGCGTAAGCTAGCCTATAAGATCAAAAAACAGGAGTGGGGAATTTATGTGTTCTACACTGTAGAACTACCGACCGAGGCTCCACAAAAGATCACCAACACCCTGCGAATTACCGAAGAGGTAATGCGCTATCTTGTGGTAAGTTTAGAGCGAATTCGCTACGTAAATAAGCCAACCGAGGGTGCTAAAAAAGAAGCTCCCAAGGATAAAACCGAAAAGGCTGCGGCTGAAGAAGGCGAAAAAGAAGAGAAAGGGGAAGAGTAA
- the ssb gene encoding single-stranded DNA-binding protein produces MAKDFNQAIVMGNLTRDPELRTTPSGQSVASFAVATNRSWQDPSGERKDAVEYHDIVAWGKLGELASSYLQKGRKVLVVGRLQTRSWEGNDGVKRQKTEIVATDINFVDRMNAGGDAGSDAGFNQDPDAQAPAKPATKKDGVKIEDMGDGDINLDDIPF; encoded by the coding sequence ATGGCCAAAGATTTTAACCAAGCAATTGTAATGGGCAATTTAACCCGTGACCCGGAACTGCGCACCACACCGAGCGGACAATCTGTCGCTAGTTTTGCTGTAGCCACCAACCGTAGTTGGCAAGACCCCAGCGGTGAACGTAAAGATGCTGTGGAGTATCACGACATTGTAGCCTGGGGTAAATTAGGTGAACTGGCTAGCAGCTACCTACAAAAGGGCCGCAAAGTGCTGGTAGTAGGCCGCTTGCAAACCCGCAGCTGGGAAGGCAACGACGGTGTTAAGCGCCAAAAAACTGAGATTGTTGCAACTGATATCAACTTTGTGGATCGCATGAACGCTGGTGGCGACGCCGGTAGCGATGCTGGTTTTAACCAAGACCCAGATGCTCAAGCACCAGCAAAACCAGCTACCAAAAAAGACGGCGTAAAAATCGAAGACATGGGTGACGGCGATATTAACCTAGACGACATTCCGTTTTAA
- a CDS encoding alpha/beta hydrolase, with translation MKDVKVILLHGNGGGKGSDNWLPWLKGELEKLNVKCLAPDMPDSELGRAKYWIPYLKDKLSADENTILVGHSTGAIAALKYAENSKLLGSILVGGYYTDLGDETEKKSGYFDQPWGWKAIKDNQKWAVVFASTDDPWIPIEEARFIKDRLGSEYHEFSDQGHFGYDKDKKEFPELLRVLKQKLGK, from the coding sequence ATGAAAGACGTAAAAGTGATTCTGCTGCACGGCAATGGTGGCGGCAAAGGCTCAGACAATTGGCTGCCATGGCTTAAAGGCGAGCTAGAAAAGCTAAATGTTAAATGCTTAGCCCCAGATATGCCTGATTCTGAACTGGGCAGAGCTAAATACTGGATTCCATATTTAAAAGATAAGCTTAGTGCAGATGAAAATACCATACTAGTTGGTCATTCAACTGGAGCAATAGCGGCTCTGAAGTATGCCGAAAACAGCAAGCTGTTAGGATCAATATTAGTTGGTGGCTACTACACCGATCTGGGCGATGAGACCGAGAAGAAGAGTGGCTACTTTGATCAGCCTTGGGGCTGGAAAGCAATTAAAGATAATCAAAAGTGGGCTGTAGTATTCGCCTCTACCGACGACCCTTGGATACCGATCGAAGAAGCTAGATTCATAAAAGACAGACTCGGCTCTGAATATCACGAGTTTAGTGATCAAGGACACTTTGGTTATGACAAGGATAAAAAAGAATTTCCAGAGTTGCTAAGAGTGCTAAAACAGAAACTAGGCAAATGA
- a CDS encoding PRC-barrel domain-containing protein, whose protein sequence is MPHLASHIIQLPVFSVQDGGILGRVQKLIVNPDDFKIVMLQVHLQTKFRPRYLLPHDIKLVDNNKLIIESANDLAEDEDLVRLKPYIKQPFLLCGANVVTQSSKKLGRVNDFSLSTNDFTATKLYLKSRSIWQFFYASHIIDRNMVVDVKDDNKTIVVKDSTIKLQKTSPSVLPAKS, encoded by the coding sequence ATGCCACACTTAGCTAGTCATATTATTCAACTGCCTGTTTTTAGCGTGCAGGACGGTGGTATTCTGGGTCGGGTGCAAAAACTCATTGTTAACCCCGATGACTTTAAAATCGTTATGTTACAAGTTCATTTGCAGACCAAATTTAGGCCACGCTACCTATTGCCGCACGACATAAAGCTGGTCGATAACAATAAACTAATTATAGAATCTGCAAATGATCTAGCCGAAGACGAGGATTTAGTGCGACTCAAGCCATATATAAAGCAGCCTTTTTTGTTGTGTGGTGCCAATGTAGTTACCCAAAGCAGCAAAAAACTAGGCCGGGTTAACGACTTTAGCTTAAGCACTAATGATTTCACAGCAACTAAGCTTTACTTAAAATCACGTTCTATTTGGCAGTTTTTTTACGCCTCTCATATTATTGATCGTAATATGGTTGTCGATGTAAAAGATGATAACAAAACCATTGTAGTTAAAGACAGCACCATAAAACTGCAAAAAACTAGCCCAAGCGTGTTGCCGGCCAAAAGCTGA
- the recA gene encoding recombinase RecA, with product MDKPKASRSSSDSVSSSERKSRIKAVDLAVEQIERQFGKGSIMKLGEGMQVAVETIPTGSLSLDLALGGGIPQGRIVEIYGPESSGKTTLALHSVAEVQNRGGLAAFIDAEHALDPEYAAKIGVNLDDLLISQPDTGEQALEICETLVRSSAVDVVVVDSVAALVPRAEIEGEMGDSHMGLQARLMSQALRKLTGVIAKSNTTVIFINQLRMKIGVMFGNPEVTAGGNALKYYSSVRLDIRRTEQIKDGDNIIGNHVKVKVVKNKIAAPFRIAEFDIMYNQGISKAGDMVDLAVKHGLVEKAGAWYAYKGEKIGQGREAAKQFLSDNPKVMKELEKEIRSQAT from the coding sequence ATGGACAAGCCAAAAGCCAGTAGGAGTAGCTCAGATTCAGTCAGCAGCTCGGAACGAAAATCTCGAATTAAAGCTGTAGATCTGGCTGTTGAACAAATCGAGCGCCAATTTGGCAAAGGCTCAATCATGAAGTTGGGTGAGGGGATGCAGGTTGCGGTTGAGACAATCCCAACTGGCAGCTTATCACTAGACCTTGCCTTGGGGGGAGGCATACCGCAGGGTCGAATTGTAGAAATTTATGGTCCAGAATCGAGCGGTAAAACCACGTTGGCCTTGCACTCTGTTGCTGAGGTTCAAAACAGGGGTGGCTTGGCAGCTTTTATCGATGCCGAACATGCCTTGGATCCTGAATATGCCGCCAAAATCGGCGTTAATCTAGACGACTTATTAATATCGCAACCCGACACGGGCGAACAGGCCTTGGAGATTTGTGAGACCTTAGTGCGTTCTAGTGCTGTCGACGTGGTAGTGGTTGACTCTGTCGCAGCCCTAGTGCCACGAGCCGAAATAGAGGGCGAGATGGGCGACAGCCACATGGGCTTACAGGCTCGTTTAATGAGCCAAGCTTTGCGCAAACTTACTGGTGTTATCGCCAAATCTAACACCACCGTTATCTTCATCAACCAGCTACGCATGAAGATTGGTGTGATGTTTGGTAATCCAGAGGTAACAGCTGGCGGTAATGCTCTTAAGTACTACTCGTCGGTGCGTCTCGACATTCGTCGTACAGAGCAAATTAAAGATGGTGATAACATTATTGGTAACCATGTAAAAGTAAAGGTTGTTAAGAATAAGATTGCTGCGCCATTTAGAATTGCCGAGTTTGATATTATGTACAACCAAGGCATTAGCAAGGCCGGCGACATGGTAGATCTAGCCGTCAAACACGGCTTAGTCGAAAAGGCCGGTGCCTGGTATGCCTACAAGGGTGAGAAGATTGGCCAGGGCCGTGAAGCTGCCAAGCAGTTTTTGAGCGACAATCCCAAAGTTATGAAAGAACTCGAGAAAGAGATCCGCTCTCAAGCAACTTAG
- the efp gene encoding elongation factor P has protein sequence MYGPTDLRKETLIELDGAPYRVVEYAQKQMGRGGSTVNTKIKNLITGQVLDRTFKNDERVKPAEIDHKTVQYLYRSGDKLNFMDMSSYETLEIEQQIDSNIPKYLNEGSEIEALIFNGQTIGFDWPKNVVLKVVSAPGGDKGNSASATTKEVELETGLKVQAPQFIRVGDTVKVDTRTGQYLERAK, from the coding sequence ATGTATGGCCCAACTGACCTACGAAAAGAAACCTTAATTGAACTCGATGGCGCGCCCTACCGGGTGGTTGAATATGCTCAAAAACAGATGGGCCGCGGTGGTTCGACCGTTAACACTAAGATCAAAAATCTCATTACTGGCCAGGTTTTGGATCGCACATTCAAGAATGATGAACGCGTTAAACCAGCAGAAATCGATCACAAAACCGTACAGTATTTGTACCGCAGCGGTGATAAATTGAACTTTATGGATATGAGCAGTTACGAAACGCTTGAGATTGAACAACAAATTGACTCTAATATCCCCAAGTACTTAAATGAAGGCTCAGAAATAGAAGCCCTGATTTTCAACGGCCAAACCATTGGTTTTGATTGGCCCAAGAACGTAGTGCTCAAAGTTGTATCAGCTCCAGGTGGTGATAAAGGCAATAGCGCCAGCGCCACCACCAAAGAGGTGGAGTTAGAAACAGGGCTAAAAGTACAGGCTCCACAGTTTATAAGGGTTGGTGACACGGTAAAAGTCGACACCCGCACTGGTCAATACCTAGAGCGCGCTAAATAG